The genomic stretch aattgaaattctgacacTTACAAAacagatgtcaagacagatgtcctAACACcacacaatgtcaagacaaatgttataacatctgctgaCAGACAACACAAAtatcaaaactaaaataaacttGCAGAATGATAAAGAACACTTAATTTTTAACCCAGTTTAGTGTAACAACACCTAATCTAGGGGCTACTAAGCCagaaaggaaatccactattatcAGTagtagttcaaagcctaaacagtctCAACTTACAACTTTTTCTGCTAATTACTACCTAGTGCAACTTCTACATAAAACTtaacatctagatatgagaaatcaacATCTCACTTCAAATCACCTCATTGATAAAAACAGTCACACACCCCGTGACCAGAGgaaccaaataaaaaaaaattatactttcaAATAAACAATATTTAGTCAAGAACCTTAACTAAGAACAATAAttaatcttgcttaaaagcttaaataaaaaacaatactcAACTATCTTGcctaaaagcttcaagagtgagaacacatGTCCATCTTAATTGAACTCCCCTCAAAACACTAACCTTTATTGAACCCATGATTTTCCTTTTGTGAATTCTTGCAAAACTAGTTTTAGCAAGTCCTTAGcatgtcacaacatctggcaGAACATCTACCAAAGCACATAACAACTGAAATTGTTATGATAGTAGGTCAAGATGTTTCAACGTCTTGTTTAACATCAGTTAAGaccatgttttagaaaaattatgTCAATcacaaaaccatggaactaacataatatattttgaatAGAGAAATATATAAGTATTTTCTTTTACCCATTCAATGTATGTTTGTGTGATTCCAAAAGTAGAGCTTCAGATTCAGTGCAGACTTACGAGGTCGATGTATGGCCAACCCACCACGACATATGAGGGGATAGCTTCCAGAAGGAGGTGTACCATTATTTCCAATGCTTTATAGTGTGGTGAATTTATTAATGTAGTCACACATGCGTGGCGTTTGCGACAACACCCTTTATTTTCTTTGTGCATATGCTTTACGAGGTAAGGAATTGATTACTACAATCGCTCGCACATGGTTTTTTGCGACAACACCTCTGACTTTCTCTGTGCATGTGATTTACGCTGTGGAATATTGATTTCTGTAAGCACACGCATACGAGGTTTACGACAACACCCCTGAATTTTTAAATTGGGGCCTCGATTCCTTCTGTCATACACCGAAATCACTATTACTGAACATAAtcataaataaatgaatattttagAACTTAcaacattttatttatatttgacaaTTAATCCTACCTACGAGGAAAATGGTAATAGAATCTAGCTGCCGCTTATTCtctctattttctttttattttctcaaccacttCTTGGGGGATAAATGTCCATGCTTCTGAGCTGGTCGGTTAAGGAAGCCAAGTTGATTTTCATTTCCTTTCTTTTTCCTTGGTCTCGCTGAAAAGTTTGATATATTCTATTTGTTCCCTATAGATTTGCATTGATAGTGACCGTTTCCCCTTGAAGATTATGGTATTTGAGCTTAAGGTGTATTGGCACGACTACTACATGCAGGGTGGCCATGAAAGGTCTTCTTAAAATGCAATTGTAGACGCTCCTAGAGGGGACCATGAGGAATTGCGAATTAAAAAACCGAACATATTTCCCTTCCTCTATTGATATTATTAGCTCGTAGTACCCCCTAGGATGGATGGTCGTACCATTGAATGCTTGTATGTATGAACCTTAATATAACCATGAAATCCGTCTTTCCAGGCTCATCTTTTTAAACAGTTCAAAATACATGATACCCCATGAGCTACCGTTGTCGATTATAATTCGAGAACATCAAACTGCCCAATTATAAATGCAATCACCAAGGGAAGATTTCTTTTAAAGTCCATCCACCTTCTCAGAGTCTCGTAACCCTAACATAGGTCGACCTGATCTTTCCATTGACTCACTGCCATTCTTTCTATAGATGACCGACATCCctttgatatttctcttaatggtcCTCTTGGAGGGGAGGTTTGCTCTAGATGTCCCTCTGGTGATGGTAGTAATATACTGGAATTTCTCATTGTTAACTTCTTTATCTTCACTACTGGTCCAAGCGTCGATAGTTTTTTAGGGAGATTTACCCTTGGGAGACTTTTCCCattctcttttttctctcttcaCATACTCAAAAAGTTAGACTCTCTTGATGAACCCCTCAATGACATCCTTCAGTTAGATACAGTCGCCGGTGTTGTAGCAATGTCCCTTGTGAAAGCGACAATAGTTGGTATTGTCTGTTATGTACGAATCTCAGGTGGGAAATGGGATTCTGATTCCTCACTTTCGAAACTCTATGTTAGCATAGTCTTGGTAGATATTTTCCCATAATACATTCAACAAGGTGTATTTATCATACCAGTCATGTATTTTGAATCAGACTCATATTTCCATCGACGTGACTCCTTTATTTCCTAGCGGCTAGAGTTGATGTCAGTGGAAGCGGGGTTTTCAAACTAGATATTCAGCTTTTCTTCCAGGATCATGTAATATTTATCGATGCTCAACATTTCCTGTGTGGTTCATGCTCCTTTCCTTCCTAGCTTTAATATGAAGGGAAGATCTTGTAGAAGGTCACTCTCGAATATCTATCACTTGAGACCTTCTTCGATTCCATATACTTCCATAACTACTTACATAAATCACTCGATGTAATACCATAGACTCTCATTCTTCCCTTGAATAACCCCATTCAAAGCAACTACTGTCATTGGCTGCCTTTTTCGGGAAGTGAATTGAGCAATGAATCTTTCGTCGAAATCCATCCAGGACTCGATACTCCCGTCTGACAGACCGTTGAACCATAACATACCTAGCCCAACCAGAGTTAGCCAGAACAACTTGCGTTTGGAGACTCTATGGAAACTTAAGTAATTCAATTGATCATTAACGAGTTCCACATGCTCGTCCAAATCTCCCTTTCCATTGTATTCTTTTTGCTTGGGAGGCTTTTCCATGGATTTCAATATTCTGCTGTCATAATTCCAGGTGCATAGAGGATGCTTTGTTGGTTGCTTGGTGAATTATTTTCTTCCCATTATGAGGAAGGAGAGTGGCTACCTCGCTCTCTGATAAGTGTTCAATTGTTGTTTCGGTGAATTAATTTCTTCTCATTATGAGAAAGGAGAATGGCTACCTCGCTCTCTGATAAGTGttcaattattgttattattagtaGTATTTTGTGCCTCTTATTACTTGTTTCTTTGTATTAATATGTCAAAACCTCAACTTTATTATAAATACTAACTTTATAGTTTTATCGTGTAAATATTGTATAGATTAATCATTTTTGGTTCAATTTGTAGGATTTATCTCATTGTTGAAGCATTGGGTATTGGAACCACAAATAAAGCTTCAAGATTCATTTTTGGAAGGAAATAAGGAGCTGCAGAGTAGGCTTAGCATACTTCTAGCGCACTAGAAATTTTGCTGACCGAGGTGAGCGCATTAAGCCCTAAATTGGGCGCTTAGCGCAATTTAAGGCGGTTTGATGCTTCAAGTGGGAGCGCGCTTAGCAGGCTCTGACAGGGCTAAGCGCAATATGCAATTTCTCACTCGTATAAATAGAGttctaaattatatttttaggGTGTGACCTAATTTTGATAGAGGGGTttcgccatttttagggtttcgaCCATATATTAGGGTGAGACACCAATTTTGGAGTGTTAGATGCTTAGAAATCAACAAGTGAGGGTGCATCTTCAAGATTGGAAGTTGGATTCGAGTTGATTGTTAAGATATCAAGGTTGGGGCTGATTCATATTCTTTCTTCTCTTTGTATTAAACCTTTTCTTACTGGGATTTGTGTGATTTCACCATAGTTGTATGTATTTCTTTTAAGCTTTGTATTGTGAACTTTTTTTTGATTCAATATAGATGCTAATCTTCTTTCATAACATGTTTGATTTGTGTTGAGAAATGAATTTCAAACTATTGACCGAAGATTAATCATCCGTCGTTAACCaaactctagacatagatttTGATGTTGATATTCACTTTGTATCAGCTTTTCATGTTTGCTTGTTGTTTAATATGTTGATTTATCTTCTAATAACGAACTGGTATAATCCCCCAACGCTGCTCTAGACATATTCGGTGTTGACGAGTGATATATGATTATAGAGATGATTAACTTTGTTCACATGCTAAGATTATGAGAATGCATATTATTATAGGTATTTATTGATTATGGTGTTATTTGTAATCTTTGCCTAATTTAATATTGAGGACACATTTGCCTCTGTTAGATTCTAAATGCTAGACATATCTTTAGGTTTAACATTCACGAGAGTATCAGTTCCTAATGCTTTCATATTGTTTGATAGGTCGAGACATCTCCGATAAAACAATAaggttgaaacttcaacagttgCTTTAGACATAAACTCTATTGTGAGCGATACGTGATGATATTGATGAATGTTTAGATTGCATTAAATTGATTGATAAAATGAATATTCTATGGGGAATGAAATTCAATCTTGAAAAGTTCTATTCTCTCTAAAACTTTAATTTTCCATTTTTATATTCTATATCTTATACATGTAAACAACTTGCACACCCAAGCTTAGAAACATAGCGACTGTTGAACGGAATTGATATTACACTAATTCCTGTGGAgacaataaaacaaaaatactTACTATTGCTTGCTTCTTTACCGCAACAACACTCTCCCTCGGGGTTTTGGGGGAGGACTCTGACGCTTCATGCTCCTTTGGTAATTTTTCAACTTTGGAGTTGCAACTCTTCTATTGCAGTCGGTTCAAGAGAGACAACCTAGCTTCGCTTAGACATAGCCTCTTGAGAAGTGACTCCTCGTGGTGGCGTGTTGTGCAAGCATTCCTCGAGACAAAGCAATTTTTCTTCTATCGCCTGTGAAATTATCTATCGAATAATTTTGTACATACTATTTAGCAGTTTATTGGTGCTTTGCACCCAAGGTTGGCTTGAATTAGTTGGGAATCAGCCAAGGCTCCAAGATGTAATGTTGTAGGCTCTATTGGAAGTCTAATTGAAGGTGCTAGAATAAAGCCAATGATTTGAGGAGCTTGGAGCAAATTTGAATACAATGGAGTCTTTGTTACTTGATTCACAACACCTTAGGGAGGAGGAGGTTGAACGATCAAAGTTGATATGCTATGTGGTTGGATCGAACCCGATAGGTCTTCGTGTTCATCTTCAAGAGCTCTTGATTCGATGACCTAAAAAGGTTTTGAGTCGACGAATCGAAGAGCGAACATGAAATTATGGAAAAAATGGGAATCAAAAGTTGATTCCTACAAATGGCGCCATTGTTCGGTACTAGAACTAGAAATGAAGTGAAGATCAGAGATACCAGAGAATCTGAGCTTCCTTTACGACAAAGAGGAGGATGACCTACAATGTTAGCACACTTACGCTCAAGTCAGTGTGTGAATGAGAAgagtgaattgaaattgaaactaAGTACCTGAAATGGAGCGCTATCTGTATATAATGAAGAGGAAATAACAACCTGCTATTTGTTAGTCGTGAAATGTAGAAAGCCATTGAATGTATCTGGAGTTTGGATCTTATGTACTTATCTGCAAAAGAGTTCTCGTGTGTTTAGAAAGTTTTGGAAGTAATATACCTCTCTTAAAGTGGTTGATTGAAAATCAATATGAtcgacaatatatatatatatatatatatatatatatatatatatatatatatatatatatatatatatatatcatctatTAAACACATCTCTTCCTTTCTCGTCACTTTCACTCTTACGAAATAACTATAAAATCATTTCGATTTCTATTCATTttcttatctcttttattttttaatattcaatccttttctttttttatttctatttttttacgTCCAAAGAAAACATAAAAGTTTTTCACGGTGTAATTAAAAGTGGTAAAGAGATATGTCAATTGAGTAACATGACGCAACCGAATTATTGTTCTTTTAGTTTTATTTCTGTCATATTATTATGTACAATATCTCATTTGTACTTtttctatgtctcaaaataaatatctctttagaatatcaatgtaatatttattattttttcactatTATGCCTCTATATATTAATTTTCACGTTTTTTCACAACtccactacctataataaataaggatattttagtaaatgaaattaaatttattaatatatctaATCATTTTCTCAAGAATCACCCAAGCttaaataagacacttattatgagacggaggaagTATTATTTAACAAAGTATTGTTGAAGACACCTATACATGATTCTTGCATCAAACTTGTACAAGTATCAAAAGTACTAAAGGTTAAGACCAACAGCATAAGGAAAAACATCAATTTTCCCTTTGAAACACTCTCAAACAATCTCAATGAAGCTTTACAAAACCTTGACAACACCTTGAAATCTCGTCATTACCGGCAAACATATAAATTCACAAATATGCCATAGcttttatttataacatattAAAACAGAGTCACTGACTATATTATGTCATCATTTTGAGGCCAAATACTTTAAAAATTAGAAATCTTTAATAAATGTATGCGAtcacataaattaaaaaaaaaagtgtgagattaaaactttgagccactatcgATAAAAATGCGGACAAAACGGTCTAAATTCTGTGTGCAATTCTATCAAATATGTCAATATGTCAATGCTTTCTAATACTTCAAACGTTAAAATGATCAAAAGATAGACACATGATAAACTAATTTTCACACCTTTTGGAATGTGATAACCCATGGGAATTATAGGAACAAGTGGCCCCATGCTCATCAAAAGTAACAATCAAATCATGCTCACCAAACTGAACCTCTATGCTGATATTTTTTTTTGATGGGTTCAGTTTATGCTGAATTGGCCTTTCCATATCCAGGAAATTAATATACTCTAATATGTGGTCACGTAACAAAATGTCCATTAAATTGATTCACTGAAAAACCTCTAAGTGCAAAAATATTATTACTAGTGATTTTCGTGTGTTAAGTATAGTTATTATTAGAAATCAATACTCAATATCTTACAAAAAGTACTCCAAGCAAATATACACTACTAGTCATACTCATCAACACCATCACTCATCCTATAAATATAATTTACTTATTATTCCCCTCTCTTATGaacataaaccaaaaataaaacaacaagCTTAATCCCTAGAGTTTCCATAAAACTCTAgctatattatatatgtatataaaacCACACAAACTTCATAGTAGCATGAAAACTCATCACTTGTCCCTAACATGGAATACATTAGGGGTTTTTATGACAATATCATACATATTGATGGAGTTGAACTTGGAGAAATCTCTAGGTAGAGAAATTAGGTCAATAGAAGAGTGTTTATGAAATTGGTACAAATCAGGATCTCCGTCGTAGTACCTTTCCCAACCTAAACCAACCAATATTCTCTCAAGAAAAGCATAAGAATTTACCACTTCTCCGGTCGGCAAGTGAACCAACATCTTCCTCTTTCCATGTCTTCCTTCCGATGCCTCCGCCTGAGGATTCTCTACTAACCGAAACACGCCATTCTTGAACACCCAAACTCCAGACATTTTTTTTAGAatgaaggttttttttttttttggttttggttGAGGAACTATGAGAGGGGTGTGAAGGGTATATATATGTGTCAAAAGTTGATATGAgactaaaataaaacaaagggAGGATACTCTATCTTTTTTTGAAGTGGAAGAGTTGAAAGTGATGTATATGGGGTATGTTTCACTTTGGCATATAGAATCTATAGGTTTGTGGGGTGACCGTAGGGTTTGCACAAGTACTTGTTGGGTTTGATGGAGAGAGTATCTTCTTTTGGTTTAATATTGATGATTCATTGCTTTTGGATTGTGCAGTGTAGGGAGGGAGGACAAGgaatctaatttatttatttgacaaAAAATAAATAGAGGAGAAAAAAATGGTATCTAGTTAGCTACAATAATTTGTGGATCAATCACATAGTCACACGAGATGTCCACGTGAAGATTGTGGGGACTCAATTTTAGATTGTCATGGGTGTTCCCGTTTGTGTTTGGTACTCATCATTCGGAATAATTGGAGACCCTTAAAGGCAATTTTTAGTACTTTTTGTTTAGTCCAATTTTAGAGTATGTGAGGTGGTTATATATCATTTTCAACGAGGCAATAGTTATTTGAAATTGGTATTCAATAATTTATTTCTCCATAATTAGATTTTATCCTAgacatatgatttttttttcatatattttttatacatGTTATTAAATGTTTCtttcaatatttaaattttatttattagaaTTATAGTTTGACTTAAATCATATCtataaaaccgacttatgagatgatgatgatgttattttatatttttttcaagaCTATCATTTTTTAATACACATTCTCACGACAAACACTATTGAGTTTGTTGCATGAATATAAATAATGAATGGTCCGTGACTCGATCAAACTCGGATtccatattaaaattaaaatttaatctaACTTGTCCTTACAAAATCGATTTGTAAGATGAGCACTATCACTTTATATAAACTCTTCGAAGCCTTTATCTGTAACCAATGTGATAATTAAGATTTTCTTAATATTATATTTGTAACATATTATAGtttctttgcattttttaataattttttttatatttgtatatGTAGTGTTATATTTATGAGAGTCCTAAACTGGGGCGACGCCAAGATCCTCGTCTAGCATGACATCGTCCGAGCTACACCTTCACAAAATATGGGGGTTCGCCCTTGGGACACGTGACATGTATGATACCGTTATCCTCACATTAGTCACAAGAGAATATAAGTAAGGGTCATACCACGATTCTCTAAAAGGTAGGTAGTCAACAATCTTCCCTAGTCAAGGGGGGAGCATTTACTGC from Vicia villosa cultivar HV-30 ecotype Madison, WI linkage group LG4, Vvil1.0, whole genome shotgun sequence encodes the following:
- the LOC131600443 gene encoding flowering-promoting factor 1-like protein 2 — its product is MSGVWVFKNGVFRLVENPQAEASEGRHGKRKMLVHLPTGEVVNSYAFLERILVGLGWERYYDGDPDLYQFHKHSSIDLISLPRDFSKFNSINMYDIVIKTPNVFHVRDK